From Rutidosis leptorrhynchoides isolate AG116_Rl617_1_P2 chromosome 3, CSIRO_AGI_Rlap_v1, whole genome shotgun sequence, a single genomic window includes:
- the LOC139897989 gene encoding zinc finger protein ZAT10-like yields the protein MALEALNSPPATTAVSPPSFHYNHHTTTALQDSWNKGKRSKRPRATTTTTTTTNSTDDSDVTTHPTEEEYLAFCLMLLSRGTTTQSPPLPPLVTSHKCNVCNKQFSSYQALGGHKASHRKNTTDDHHNSHPTTSTSATTTASASTVLKPSGRIHECSICHRSFPTGQALGGHKRRHYDGNISGAGAAASGVTNSEKTSSSTHSQPRDFDLNLPAFPEFRLGLNVDFLKKSQPFIDEQEVESPHPAKKQRLSNY from the coding sequence ATGGCACTTGAAGCACTAAACTCACCGCCGGCAACTACCGCCGTGTCGCCACCATCTTTCCACTACAACCACCATACAACCACCGCACTTCAAGATTCTTGGAATAAAGGCAAGCGCTCAAAAAGACCAagagccaccaccaccaccaccaccaccaccaatagCACCGATGATAGTGACGTCACCACTCACCCCACCGAAGAAGAATACTTGGCTTTTTGTCTCATGTTACTCTCACGTGGTACCACCACCCAATCACCGCCGTTACCACCACTAGTGACGTCACATAAGTGTAACGTTTGCAATAAACAGTTTTCATCTTATCAAGCACTTGGTGGGCATAAAGCTAGTCATCGGAAAAACACAACCGACGACCACCATAACAGTCATCCAACAACCTCCACGTCAGCCACCACAACCGCTAGTGCATCAACTGTTTTGAAACCAAGTGGTAGGATCCACGAGTGTTCTATATGTCACCGGTCATTTCCCACCGGTCAAGCACTCGGTGGTCACAAACGACGACACTACGACGGAAATATCTCCGGTGCCGGAGCTGCAGCTAGTGGTGTTACGAATTCTGAAAAAACTAGCTCATCTACACATAGTCAACCGCGTGATTTTGACTTGAACTTGCCGGCGTTCCCAGAATTCAGATTGGGTTTGAATGTTGACTTTTTGAAGAAAAGTCAACCTTTTATTGATGAGCAAGAAGTTGAAAGTCCTCATCCGGCCAAGAAACAACGATTATCGAATTACTGA